The following proteins are co-located in the Triticum aestivum cultivar Chinese Spring chromosome 1A, IWGSC CS RefSeq v2.1, whole genome shotgun sequence genome:
- the LOC123041647 gene encoding probable serine/threonine-protein kinase PBL7 isoform X2, producing MSSGGDDYKREESVALIVIVSLAALSLLSLIAAFAYYCYITRKVSRRLNSHPLPKRSSSPPPLPLPAPVIPTQGKESPSSNSASDGAAAGALVIGAERGVQVFGYRQLHAATGGFGRAHMVGQGSFGAVYRGLLPDGRKVAVKLMDRPGKQGEEEFEMEVELLSRLRSSYLLGLIGHCSEGGHRLLVYEFMANGCLQEHLYPNGGSCGGISKLDWPTRMRIALEAAKGLEYLHERVTPPVIHRDFKSSNILLDKDFHARVSDFGLAKLGSDRAGGHVSTRVLGTQGYVAPEYALTGHLTTKSDVYSYGVVLLELLTGRVPVDMKRPPGEGVLVNWALPMLTDREKVVQILDPSLEGQYSLKDAVQVAAIAAMCVQPEADYRPLMADVVQSLVPLVKNRSSSKPCNSNAQA from the exons ATGTCGAGCGGCGGCGACGATTACAAGCGCGAGGAGTCGGTGGCGCTCATTGTCATCGTCTCCCTCGCTGCGCTCTCGCTCCTCTCTCTCATCGCCGCCTTTGCTTACTACTGCTACATCACCCGCAAGGTCTCCCGCCGCCTCAACTCGCACCCACTCCCCAAgcgctcctcctcccctcccccgcTGCCCCTGCCGGCTCCCGTGATCCCCACGCAGGGGAAGGAGAGCCCGTCCAGCAACTCCGCCAGCGATGGGGCCGCGGCTGGGGCGCTGGTGATCGGCGCCGAGAGGGGCGTGCAGGTGTTTGGCTACAGGCAACTGCACGCGGCGACGGGCGGCTTCGGGCGGGCGCATATGGTGGGGCAGGGGAGCTTCGGGGCCGTCTACCGCGGGCTGCTCCCCGACGGGAGGAAGGTCGCGGTCAAGCTCATGGACCGCCCCGGGAAGCAGGGCGAGGAGGAGTTTGAGATGGAG GTTGAGCTGTTGAGTCGGCTTCGATCATCTTATTTGTTAGGCTTGATTGGCCATTGCTCAGAGGGTGGACACCGGCTACTGGTGTATGAGTTCATGGCTAATGGGTGTCTCCAGGAGCATCTTTACCCAAATGGAG GTTCCTGTGGTGGCATCTCAAAATTGGACTGGCCGACACGAATGAGAATAGCTCTTGAAGCAGCAAAAGGTCTGGAGTATCTCCACGAGCGCGTTACTCCACCTGTTATACACAGGGACTTCAAGAGCAGCAACATTCTCTTGGACAAGGACTTCCATGCAAGAGTCTCAGACTTCGGTTTGGCCAAGCTTGGATCTGATAGAGCTGGTGGTCATGTGTCAACTCGAGTTTTAGGCACGCAGGGCTATGTCGCACCAGA ATATGCATTAACTGGGCATTTGACAACCAAATCAGATGTGTACAGTTACGGGGTTGTGCTTCTGGAATTGCTTACTGGCAGGGTACCAGTTGATATGAAGAGGCCTCCTGGGGAAGGTGTTCTAGTTAACTGG GCATTACCTATGCTCACTGATCGAGAAAAGGTTGTGCAGATCCTGGATCCATCACTGGAAGGTCAATATTCATTGAAAGATGCTGTTCAAGTGGCTGCTATCGCTGCCATGTGCGTTCAACCGGAGGCTGACTATAGGCCACTGATGGCCGATGTCGTCCAATCGTTGGTTCCACTTGTCAAGAATCGTTCGAGTTCCAAACCGTGCAACTCAAATGCCCAAGCATGA
- the LOC123041647 gene encoding probable serine/threonine-protein kinase PBL7 isoform X1 produces the protein MSSGGDDYKREESVALIVIVSLAALSLLSLIAAFAYYCYITRKVSRRLNSHPLPKRSSSPPPLPLPAPVIPTQGKESPSSNSASDGAAAGALVIGAERGVQVFGYRQLHAATGGFGRAHMVGQGSFGAVYRGLLPDGRKVAVKLMDRPGKQGEEEFEMEVELLSRLRSSYLLGLIGHCSEGGHRLLVYEFMANGCLQEHLYPNGAINVGSCGGISKLDWPTRMRIALEAAKGLEYLHERVTPPVIHRDFKSSNILLDKDFHARVSDFGLAKLGSDRAGGHVSTRVLGTQGYVAPEYALTGHLTTKSDVYSYGVVLLELLTGRVPVDMKRPPGEGVLVNWALPMLTDREKVVQILDPSLEGQYSLKDAVQVAAIAAMCVQPEADYRPLMADVVQSLVPLVKNRSSSKPCNSNAQA, from the exons ATGTCGAGCGGCGGCGACGATTACAAGCGCGAGGAGTCGGTGGCGCTCATTGTCATCGTCTCCCTCGCTGCGCTCTCGCTCCTCTCTCTCATCGCCGCCTTTGCTTACTACTGCTACATCACCCGCAAGGTCTCCCGCCGCCTCAACTCGCACCCACTCCCCAAgcgctcctcctcccctcccccgcTGCCCCTGCCGGCTCCCGTGATCCCCACGCAGGGGAAGGAGAGCCCGTCCAGCAACTCCGCCAGCGATGGGGCCGCGGCTGGGGCGCTGGTGATCGGCGCCGAGAGGGGCGTGCAGGTGTTTGGCTACAGGCAACTGCACGCGGCGACGGGCGGCTTCGGGCGGGCGCATATGGTGGGGCAGGGGAGCTTCGGGGCCGTCTACCGCGGGCTGCTCCCCGACGGGAGGAAGGTCGCGGTCAAGCTCATGGACCGCCCCGGGAAGCAGGGCGAGGAGGAGTTTGAGATGGAG GTTGAGCTGTTGAGTCGGCTTCGATCATCTTATTTGTTAGGCTTGATTGGCCATTGCTCAGAGGGTGGACACCGGCTACTGGTGTATGAGTTCATGGCTAATGGGTGTCTCCAGGAGCATCTTTACCCAAATGGAG CTATCAATGTAGGTTCCTGTGGTGGCATCTCAAAATTGGACTGGCCGACACGAATGAGAATAGCTCTTGAAGCAGCAAAAGGTCTGGAGTATCTCCACGAGCGCGTTACTCCACCTGTTATACACAGGGACTTCAAGAGCAGCAACATTCTCTTGGACAAGGACTTCCATGCAAGAGTCTCAGACTTCGGTTTGGCCAAGCTTGGATCTGATAGAGCTGGTGGTCATGTGTCAACTCGAGTTTTAGGCACGCAGGGCTATGTCGCACCAGA ATATGCATTAACTGGGCATTTGACAACCAAATCAGATGTGTACAGTTACGGGGTTGTGCTTCTGGAATTGCTTACTGGCAGGGTACCAGTTGATATGAAGAGGCCTCCTGGGGAAGGTGTTCTAGTTAACTGG GCATTACCTATGCTCACTGATCGAGAAAAGGTTGTGCAGATCCTGGATCCATCACTGGAAGGTCAATATTCATTGAAAGATGCTGTTCAAGTGGCTGCTATCGCTGCCATGTGCGTTCAACCGGAGGCTGACTATAGGCCACTGATGGCCGATGTCGTCCAATCGTTGGTTCCACTTGTCAAGAATCGTTCGAGTTCCAAACCGTGCAACTCAAATGCCCAAGCATGA